The Ornithinimicrobium sufpigmenti genome includes the window GGGGCTCGCCGACCGCACCCGTGACGGTCGCGCGTGGCGCTACACCGCGGCGGCGAGTCGCGAGGAGCTGGCCGCGACGGCGGTGCGCTCCGCCTTCGACCACGTGCAGGCGGACCGCCGCGTGGCGATGCTGCACTTCCTGGACGACGCGACCCCGGCCGAGATCGACGACCTGCGCGCCGCCCTCGCCGAGGTCGAGCGGCGCCACGGCTGACGGTGACGGGGACCTTCGTCACGGTCGCGCTCATCACGAGCGCTGTCCTGCTGACCCTCGTGGTGCCGGGGACCCTGGCCCGCTGGCGTCGCCAGCGCACCGATCCTGCTCGGGCGCTGCTGCTGTGGCAGTCCGTCTCGGTCGCCGGCGTGGTCTGCGCGCTGCTGGCCGCCCCGGTTGCGGTCCTCACCTCCGGGCTGCGGCACCCGTGGCTGCTCGGCCTC containing:
- a CDS encoding BlaI/MecI/CopY family transcriptional regulator, giving the protein MALRSTSLGDLERAVMDALWSHGPDLSVRDVMDRLTEAGSKELAYTTVMTVLDRLAKKGLADRTRDGRAWRYTAAASREELAATAVRSAFDHVQADRRVAMLHFLDDATPAEIDDLRAALAEVERRHG